A single genomic interval of Cucumis sativus cultivar 9930 chromosome 7, Cucumber_9930_V3, whole genome shotgun sequence harbors:
- the LOC101219248 gene encoding chaperonin CPN60-like 2, mitochondrial, with protein sequence MYRLASKLASSTSRKLVCSRVTSSRSYAAKDINFGDGARAAMLQGVSEVAEAVKVTMGPKGRNVIIDTSFGSPKVTKDGVTVAKSIQFKDKAKNVGADLVKQVASATNTAAGDGTTCATVLTQAILTEGCKSIAAGVNVMDLRIGIKKAVDAVISELKSRALMISTPEEITQVATISANGEREIGELIARAMEKVGREGVITVSDGNTLEDELEVVEGMKLGRGFISPYFINDQKSQKCELENPFILIHEKKISDMNLLLRALELAVTNKRALLVVAEDVESDALAMLILNKHRAGLKVCAIKAPGFGENRRASLDDLAILTGGEVITNERGLTLNKVQVEMLGTAKKVTVSLDDTIILHGGGDKKLIEERCEQLRTSIDKSTAMFDKEKAQERLSKLSGGVAVFKVGGVSEAEVGERKDRVTDALNATRAAVEEGIVPGGGVALLHATKVLDELQAQNEDQKRGIEIVQHALRAPTSAIVSNAGYDGALVVGKLLEQDDRNFGFDAAQGEYVDMVKAGIVDPLKVVRTALVDASSVSLLLTTAEAAIVEHPNNTNKLPSRMPAMNDMGF encoded by the exons ATGTATCGATTAGCTTCGAAATTGGCTTCCTCGACGTCGAGAAAACTT GTATGTAGCCGGGTAACAAGCAGCAGAAGTTATGCGGCGAAGGATATCAATTTTGGGGATGGGGCTCGTGCAGCTATGCTACAAGGTGTCTCGGAGGTTGCTGAAGCTGTTAAAGTGACAATGGGACCAAAG GGTCGCAATGTAATTATTGATACAAGTTTCGGGAGCCCAAAAGTCACAAAGGATGGTGTTACTGTAGCCAAAAGCATCCAATTCAAGGATAAGGCTAAGAATGTTGGGGCAGATCTTGTAAAGCAAGTTGCGAGTGCCACAAACACTGCTGCTGGAGACG GTACAACTTGCGCAACTGTGCTGACTCAGGCCATTCTTACCGAGGGTTGCAAGTCAATAGCTGCAGGTGTAAACGTGATGGATTTACGCATTGGTATAAAAAAAGCAGTTGATGCTGTTATCTCTGAGTTGAAAAGCAGAGCATTGATGATAAGCACCCCAGAAGAAATTACCCAG GTTGCCACTATTTCTGCAAATGGTGAACGTGAGATTGGAGAACTGATAGCGAGGGCAATGGAGAAAGTTGGAAGGGAAGGAGTGATTACTGTTTCT GATGGAAATACTTTGGAAGATGAATTGGAAGTGGTGGAAGGAATGAAGCTAGGCAGAGGTTTTATCTCCCCTTATTTTATTAACGATCAAAAGAGCCAGAAATGT GAACTGGAAAACCCTTTCATCCTTATACATGAAAAGAAGATTTCAGACATGAACTTACTCCTGAGAGCACTTGAACTTGCAGTAACG AACAAAAGGGCACTTCTTGTTGTAGCTGAGGATGTTGAGAGTGATGCACTTGCCATGCTAATACTTAACAAGCATCGTGCTGGCTTGAAG GTTTGTGCAATCAAAGCTCCTGGTTTTGGGGAAAATAGAAGAGCAAGTTTGGATGATCTTGCCATACTAACGGGAGGAGAG GTCATCACCAACGAACGTGGTTTAACTCTAAACAAAGTGCAAGTGGAGATGCTTGGTACTGCCAAAAAG GTTACTGTCTCTCTTGACGATACAATCATTCTTCACGGAGGCGGAGATAAGAAACTTATTGAAGAAAGATGTGAGCAG TTGAGGACAAGTATTGACAAGAGTACTGCAATGTTTGACAAGGAAAAAGCCCAGGAACGATTATCAAAACTCTCTGGTGGTGTAGCAGTCTTCAAG GTAGGTGGGGTAAGCGAGGCTGAAGTTGGGGAGAGGAAAGACAGAGTCACAGATGCCCTGAATGCCACGAGAGCAGCTGTAGAGGAAGGAATTGTGCCAG GTGGTGGAGTTGCCCTTTTGCATGCTACGAAGGTTCTGGATGAACTTCAAGCTCAAAATGAAGACCAGAAAAGAGGAATAGAAATAGTGCAACATGCTCTTAGG GCACCTACATCTGCAATAGTCTCAAATGCTGGATACGACGGTGCTTTGGTTGTTGGAAAGTTATTAGAACAGGATGACCGTAATTTCGGTTTTGATGCTGCCCAAG GTGAATATGTTGACATGGTGAAGGCTGGAATTGTAGATCCGCTGAAAGTTGTGAGAACTGCTTTAGTGGATGCTTCCAG CGTCTCATTGCTGTTGACAACAGCCGAGGCAGCTATAGTGGAACATCCAAATAATACGAACAAGCTCCCGAGTAGAATGCCAGCAATGAATGATATGGGATTCTAG
- the LOC105436215 gene encoding NDR1/HIN1-like protein 6, whose protein sequence is MADRVYPNAAGKANANANSNDNINPTATANAPPFPSTKSQLYGASRPPYRPQPHNRRRSRCCSICIWLTAIIATVIVLLAVASTIVYLVYRPHRPSFSITSLKIDSFKFTPSSQLNSKFDLNLATTNPNKKVKFIYSPISVAVLSNGVDVGDGSFPEFVHEKRNTTAMKVTVESSGGEIEGESVDSLKAAVKSKSGLPLEVEMETKVKVKMGWLKMPRVGLRVHCEGITGVVPTSKKKTAGVAAVENAECKVDFRVKIWKWIV, encoded by the coding sequence ATGGCAGACAGAGTCTATCCCAACGCCGCCGGTAAAGCCAATGCCAATGCAAATTCCAATGATAACATTAACCCCACGGCGACGGCCAACGCCCCGCCCTTTCCTTCCACCAAATCCCAACTCTACGGCGCCTCCCGCCCCCCTTACCGCCCTCAACCCCACAATCGCCGCCGTTCCCGCTGTTGCTCCATCTGCATATGGCTAACGGCGATCATTGCCACTGTTATCGTTCTCCTCGCCGTCGCCTCCACCATCGTGTATCTAGTTTATCGTCCTCATCGTCCGTCATTCTCCATCACTTCTCTCAAAATCGATTCCTTCAAATTCACTCCCTCTTCACAGCTCAATTCCAAATTCGACTTAAATCTTGCCACTACAAACCCCAACAAGAAGGTCAAGTTCATTTACAGTCCAATTTCCGTCGCCGTCTTGTCAAACGGCGTCGATGTCGGCGATGGATCGTTCCCTGAATTCGTGCACGAGAAGAGGAACACCACGGCAATGAAGGTGACGGTGGAAAGCAGTGGTGGAGAGATCGAGGGGGAGTCGGTGGATTCGTTGAAGGCGGCGGTGAAGAGCAAAAGTGGATTACCGTTGGAGGTTGAGATGGAGACGAAAGTGAAGGTGAAAATGGGATGGTTGAAGATGCCGAGGGTTGGACTTAGGGTTCATTGCGAGGGAATTACGGGGGTCGTTCCGACGAGTAAGAAGAAGACGGCGGGTGTTGCGGCGGTGGAGAATGCAGAGTGTAAGGTGGATTTCAGAGTGAAGATCTGGAAATGGAtcgtttga
- the LOC101219484 gene encoding receptor-like serine/threonine-protein kinase ALE2: MSEGKKRRDLMKTAEISFEIGTLMGFRLLFLLFQIGFAVSFFSVCEAAVVLPGRLSGSHSVLRDHAVTPTSHGFGRKHHGNLYSAAPRKPFKTSSPQIHSHYKAFQSDDSSRAPSIALPPTTPAKKWGHEHTFSPSISFHKFRHSRRKFRNNAPQPTYHALPPTSSRQGPAAVSPIQSPLPSAARGRYPGPAPSPTIRPSHYYMPIPAPTTSPMGSYKKKKSMPPSQVMMLPPPPPNGDCTISCTEPLTYTPPGTPCGCVWPIQVQITLDVAVYVFFPLVSKLAEEIADSISLNQSQVRIMGADAASQQLEKTTVIINLVPRGSRFNHNTAFSIYQKFWGRKISINSSLFGRYQVLNVKYPGLPPSPPLAPSSTSSINDGLNTSNTNAGTAIKPLGVDVPRRKKEGLGSNMIAVITISSFTALVMCVGLAWLCLLRYRVSAHPPAQIPQNMIASPTKPSGTAGLIMVGSEPGSSSMPLDADPMTYIGAAKNFTLKDMEKSTDNFDTARILGEGGFGIVYSGSLEDGRDVAVKVLKRHNQHGIREFLAEVEMLSRLHHRNLVKLIGICTEDQIRCLVYELVPNGSVESHLHGIDKLTSPLDWDARMKIALGAARGLAYLHEDSNPRVIHRDFKASNILLEYDFTPKVSDFGLARTALEEGNKHISTHVMGTFGYLAPEYAMTGHLLVKSDVYSYGVVLLELLTGRKPVDLSLPPGQENLVAWARPLLTSKEGLDAITDPAIKSDISIDSLARVAAIASMCVQPEVSHRPFMGEVVQALKLVCNEFEETNDPVSRSYSRDELLSYMDSKFGGISGEILNAPETSHTFLSGKETNVGLSASDLISASARFEGQELVSSRWHSSNSEPLRTGRKKHLWQKLRSLSRGSFSEHGFSAKLWPGFH, from the exons ATGAGTGAAGGGAAAAAGAGGAGAGATCTGATGAAAACTGCAGAAATTTCCTTTGAAATTGGGACTCTGATGGGGTTTCGATTACTGTTTCTGCTGTTTCAAATTGGTTTTGCTGTTAGCTTTTTCTCTGTCTGTGAAGCTGCAG TTGTTCTCCCAGGCAGATTGAGCGGATCGCATTCTGTACTCCGAG ACCATGCTGTCACTCCAACATCTCATGGCTTTGGCAGGAAACACCATGGCAATTTGTATAGTGCTGCCCCTAGGAAACCATTTAAAACTTCATCTCCTCAGATCCATTCTCATTATAAAG CCTTTCAATCAGATGATTCAAGTAGAGCTCCTAGCATTGCACTTCCACCTACCACGCCTGCTAAGAAATGGGGGCATGAACATACATTCTCACCATCGATCTCTTTTCATAAATTCCGCCATTCAAGAAGGAAGTTCAGAAACAATGCTCCACAGCCTACTTATCATGCATTGCCTCCGACTAGCAGCCGGCAAG GTCCTGCTGCTGTCTCTCCAATTCAGTCACCATTACCATCTGCAGCAAGAGGAAGGTATCCCGGACCTGCGCCATCACCAACAATTCGACCCAGCCATTACTATA TGCCCATTCCTGCACCTACAACATCTCCAATGGGTTCttacaagaagaagaagagcatGCCGCCATCACAAGTTATGATGCTGCCACCTCCACCTCCTAATGGGG ATTGTACAATATCATGTACAGAGCCATTGACGTATACACCACCTGGAACGCCATGTGGCTGTGTGTGGCCGATTCAAGTTCAAATCACTCTTGATGTTGCAGTATACGTATTCTTCCCTTTGGTTTCAAAACTTGCAGAGGAAATTGCTGACAGTATCAGTCTGAACCAAAGCCAAGTTCGAATTATGGGTGCAGATGCTGCTAGTCAgcaattagaaaaaacaactGTCATTATCAACTTGGTTCCAAGAGGATCGAGATTCAATCATAACACAGCTTTTTCTATATACCAGAAATTTTGGGGGAGAAAGATATCTATCAACTCTTCTTTGTTTGGTAGATATCAAGtactaaatgtcaaatatcCAG GTCTTCCACCTTCTCCTCCGCTAGCACCTTCAAGTACTTCATCCATTAATGATGGTTTGAACACTAGCAATACTAATGCTGGAACTGCAATTAAACCATTGGGAGTTGACGTGCCAAGACGGAAAAAAGAAGGGCTTGGCAGTAACATGATCGCTGTGattactatttcttcattcACTGCCCTTGTCATGTGTGTTGGGCTTGCTTGGCTTTGCCTGTTGAGGTACAGAGTGTCTGCACATCCACCAGCTCAAATTCCACAAAACATGATAGCCTCACCGACAAAACCATCAG GCACTGCTGGATTGATAATGGTTGGAAGTGAACCTGGTTCTTCATCCATGCCTCTCGATGCCGATCCTATGACATATATTGGTGCTGCAAAGAACTTCACCTTGAAAGATATGGAGAAATCCACAGACAACTTCGACACTGCAAGAATATTAGGAGAAGGTGGCTTTGGAATTGTATACAGTGGGAGTTTAGAAGATGGAAGGGATGTAGCTGTGAAGGTTCTTAAAAGACATAATCAACATGGTATTCGGGAATTCTTGGCGGAAGTCGAGATGCTGAGCCGTCTACACCATAGAAATCTAGTTAAGTTAATCGGTATCTGTACAGAGGATCAGATTCGCTGCCTGGTCTACGAATTGGTCCCTAATGGAAGTGTCGAATCACACTTACATG GCATTGACAAGTTAACCAGTCCACTTGATTGGGATGCCCGAATGAAGATTGCCCTCGGTGCTGCTCGAGGCCTAGCCTATCTGCACGAAGACTCCAATCCTCGAGTCATTCATAGAGACTTCAAAGCTAGCAACATCTTGTTGGAATATGACTTTACTCCTAAAGTTTCAGATTTTGGATTAGCTAGAACTGCACTGGAGGAAGGAAACAAGCACATCTCAACACATGTCATGGGAACTTTTGG TTATCTAGCTCCAGAGTATGCAATGACTGGCCACCTTCTTGTAAAGAGTGATGTATATAGCTATGGCGTTGTCCTTCTTGAGTTACTTACAGGAAGAAAGCCAGTAGACTTATCGCTTCCACCTGGACAAGAAAATCTCGTTGCTTGGGCTCGTCCACTTCTCACGAGCAAGGAGGGATTGGATGCAATCACAGATCCAGCTATTAAGTCTGATATCTCCATTGATAGCTTGGCCAGAGTAGCAGCAATTGCTTCTATGTGTGTGCAACCGGAAGTATCTCACAGACCATTTATGGGCGAGGTTGTCCAAGCCCTGAAACTCGTTTGCAACGAGTTCGAAGAAACTAACGATCCAGTTTCACGAAGTTACAGCCGAGACGAACTTCTGAGTTACATGGATAGTAAATTTGGAGGAATATCTGGTGAAATACTAAACGCTCCGGAGACCTCACACACCTTCCTTTCAGGAAAGGAGACAAATGTAGGATTATCAGCATCGGATTTGATCAGCGCATCTGCAAGATTTGAAGGACAGGAACTGGTTTCTTCTAGATGGCATTCATCAAACTCGGAACCATTGAGAACTGGAAGAAAAAAGCACTTATGGCAGAAGCTAAGAAGTTTGTCAAGAGGCAGCTTCAGTGAACATGGCTTTTCTGCAAAGCTTTGGCCTGGATTCCATTAG